The window GACCCAACCAATTAAGGCTAGAAGCGCATCGCTAATACAAGGGACGAGGAAACCAGTGCATACCTAAAAACGGACCCATcgacccaacccaaagtccaactacAAACTCTTTAACGATAATAACTTAAATATACGCCATTGGAGCTGGAATTATTGTGGATCTGAATCTTACATTAATGGATTCACATCAAGCCTTGTATCCATTTCAAGATAACGACATAGGTTGTACAACAAAGTCTTGAGGTGAGTGAAACTAGAGAAGATATAAGATGCGGATGAAATCAGAGCACACATAaggtaaaaaaataataatgatgAATATGATGAGAGGAAGTCGAGAAATGACAATTATGAGGTCAAAGAAGAAGGGGAAATTTTACGAATAGTCTTTTGGTGCATTGTAGCACGACATGTTTGTTGATTCTATAGATGTAGATGTGTCGAAGGAATCTGCGATTCATTGAAGTGAAGTCGTAGAGGTGAAATTTTTGTACTGCTTTAGTTTGGGTAAAAAGAAACGAAAATAGAAATTTAACACTCTATTTATATTATGCAGGTGAAAGAGAGAAACATAACACATGTCTTACTTAATGGAATCAAATAATCAAAAATAGATTTTCAATCCGTTTAATTTGTTTAAATGAATGGATCAACTTCAATTTAACTAAATAGGTAGATGTAGGTTCAATATGATATCAATTCGTAAGCACTTTAAAACTCTTaatgtttttaatttatatttatttagtaTTACTATGTAATcactatttttataattaaaagctttgaaaataaaacaaacaGTTGCATACCAACCCCAATTGCATACAATCTTAGTTAGTCATCTACTTTGTTACTCTCACTGTCTCACATAGTCTTAATCGCTATTATAAATTCTCTTCGATCTTATAAATTACCTTGAACATATTAATCACAAAATCGTATTAGGTAATTGAAACTCAGTTAATCTCAAACCCAATAAAAAGGGTATAATATGATCAAAGCTGAAAATGATAGTTGAGCTACAAagaatttaaaaattaaacattTATAATGGTTTGCAAACACTTAAATTGTTTTTGTATTACAGTTGTACTATTTTCAAACATAAATGATTATTCGAGTTTTTAAGTTTTGAACtgactttttggatttttagtgTTTTTTGGAAATTTAAATGGATTAACCTATAttcaacccgtttattaaacatgttgaatttgaaaaaaaaaaaaaaaaaaagggttgGGGTTTGTTGGAAAATCTCAAATCGTTTACTTAAACATGTTGGGTTGGATTGAGATATTCAACACATTTGAACTGAGTGCATTACATTACAACCAAAATAACATCATGTTTGATATGAAAGAAGACATTCTATGatccgaaaaaaaaaaaactctatgTGTAAATACAACTTGACAAATTATGAAAGATGCTTGGGTCAAATATGTAGAGCATGAAACCCCTGGAATTAAGAGTTACTTTTGTACAACATTAACAAAGTCTCCTATGATTAAAAAACTTGTGTTGGGTTTTTTTAGTAAGCAAAAGGTTAAAAGTGAGATGATGGGATATTATATTAACAGTAAAAAGTCAACAGAAGAAGTCAAACCTCCCCTTGTGAGGAAGAAGCAGGAGGTCCTAGAGTTGTTAATGTGGTGGTGTCTTTCTTCTCGAGCCCAAAAAAAGAACAGCTTTGAAAAGCATCAAGGCTGCAATTCAATCCTCCAAGTCCAAGACTATCACTTAAAATAACATCACCAGTGTCATGATATCTACACGATGCTACATCCAAATCTAATGCTCCTAAAGACTCCGGCTGCAATTAATTAAAATCCATTATTTCTGACTAAAAAATAAACCAAACACAATACAATACATAAATACAATACATACCCAATACATATCAGTAAGTGAGGTGAGATCCTTTGGGGGAGGAATATGATTTTCATCAAACTCACATTCTTTCGGCTCCTCTGGTTCAGGTGATTTctatgaacatacataaaaaaaatatataataataaaataaaaataaaaagaagtgGTGAGTGGTGAAAAGAAAATGATGATAAGTTTTAGTTTACCTGATTGAGAGAGGGTGATGGAATCATCTGTGGTTTGTCAGTATTATTCTTAGGGAAGGAAAAGGCATCACATGTTTCCTCGGCATCATAAATTGAAGATTGAATGGTGGTGGAATGGAATCCATTATTTTTGGCATCATGATTTTTGTTAATGTGGGCAGCAATTGCAGCATCAAAAGAATCACAGCTGTATGAAATCTGCTGATGACATGGAGTGGGACCTACTGCATTATGAGATACCTCAGAGAGCAGATCACCTACACTTACGTTAGTAAGACTATCAACCCAGTCCAATGTAGACAATCCCATTCCCACACTTCCACCAATACCAATACCATTGTTACTTTCTTCACCCTTACCAAACCAACCATAccttaaaaaacacaaaaaccatCATCAATGATTTTTCTTAGAATGTTGTAAAAATTGTtgttaaaaagaaatgaaaaattaagAGAGAAACCTTAAACGGAAAACCGGAGGGCTTCCGATTAGGGCGTATACATCTCCAGCAGTTAAAAGGGAATCCTGATTCCATTTCTGAGAATTGGAAAGATTTGATGTTTGAACATCATAAGGCACCAGTTTTAATTCTCCAGATGCTGCTACAGTAGAGCTACCCCATTTACGTGTCATATGTTCCAAAACCGATGATATTTTCTTTCGTGTACTTAAAGTCAGCTCCAAATGCGGGTTGTGATTGTcctaacaaataaaataaaaaatattaatttattatacatATAAAGATAAAGTACATAATTTATTATTGTTTCTTACCATTTCCAAGGCTCTCCGTGTAGTTTCATCAACAGGGAAGAGTTGAAGTTTAAGTTTCATTGAAGACAAGATGTTTTGATGAAAAATTGGCACAGGGGGGATGATACTTTTGGTTTTGGGAATAGGATCCGAACCTTTGTCTCCTGAAAGCcaagattaaatattaaaaattaaagaaACAAAAGTGTAAGTTTATTATTTGGTCAACTCACCACCCTGTAAATCCTGTACAGTATCAGCTAATTTATCCAAGGCTGTCCTTTCCAAATGTTCAGCAGCATCAGCAACTAAAGAAACACCAGCTATTGCAGCCTTCTCCCATTTCTTATACGCatctgtggtggtggtggtggtggtggtgggggcAGTACCTTTAATATAATTAGAAAGTAGAAACAAAACATTAAtgaatgactaaaatacccttgatGAGAAACTGTGAAGATAAGATTTTACCTGATCTACGGCGTTGTCTTGGTGGTTTAACAGGATGTGAACCGTTTCCTCCTTGTGTTGCTGTAGATCGTTTTCTTATATTCTTCTTTCTGTCTTTCAATAGTTGGTGCTCCTTCATGGAAAAAATAAAATGCAAAattaaaaatgatatatatatatatatatatatatatatatatatatatatatatatatatatatatatatataaagaaatataAAAGTATTGAGAATTAACTAACCAATGTCTCCAAGAACATCTTAAATCTTCGAGGCTTTAAGTGAAGTTTTGAGGCTTTACAGCTATGTTTTTCAAGTAACGACCACCTGTAAAAGCAAAACAAAGATGTTTTatcttttataattaataaaagatGAATCATGAATATTGTTATATTGTTATATAGTTGTATACCATCGAAGCATGGCAGCATTAGTATCCTTAGAGTTTTTGGCATCAAGAGAAAGTTCGGGTCCAAGCAACTTGTTCATACGTCTTACAAGACGATAGTAATAATGTCTAACTTGATCCTTGTTTTTACTTTGGACACGAGAAGTTATCTTCTCAAAATTCTGCAACAAATATTGGTAAAAATTACTTCCTTTTTAAAAGAAatcaaatgatatatatatatatatatatatatatatatatatatatatatatgcatataaatATAAACATAATAATGGAGAAGAGAAAACTTGTTACTTGCCTTGCCAACTTGGCGTAGTGCAGTAAAGAAGCTTTCCTCTTCCTGACGTGTCCAAGCTGCCCATTGTCGTGTTGCTTTTTTcactatattaaaaattattaaataaaatgtgtatacaaataaaataacaaaGGCAACTTGATAAGATAAGAAAAATATAAGTATTCCCTTTATCCAGATCCTTAGAATACCTGGCTGACTAGAAGCAACATGGTTTGTTTCAGATGTGATTACGTCTTTAATGAATACATCATCATGGTGTTGTGTGGAAGTGGAAGCCTCTTTCTCAAAGGGAATTTGTGACTCCATTTTTGTGTATTCTACTTGTCAAGGGAATGCTGGTGTTTTCATGACCTTGACACCTGTAAACTTGTAGTGAAATGCTTCCTTCAATGTCCAGTTGAATCTTGATGCAAGATCTAATTCATACAAACTACAGATACATTAGCATTCATTCATGTCCTTGATGCCCTATAAAATGCCACAAACAAATTCCTGGAGTGAAATGCAAGTAAAGGCTCCTATTGGAAATTAATAATGCAATATAAAAGCACAATACATCATCATTTTGGAATCAAAACTTTGGTAAACACaggtgcaatggaaacatatgaaCTAAAATTGGTGAAATGTAAGCTAACAGTTCCATACGAGaatttaaatttgattttggGGGTAACAAGTAGGATATTGAAATTTGTGTGTATTTTACTTTCCTATTCCTATTCTAGATTTTTCTTTCTGTTTGGATGGATATTGAAATTTCGATTTGCATTCTACTAGAAAAAGGGAAAGTCACATGTCTAAAGATAAATGTTTGGATATGGATAATTTCCAAGGGTCAACCAAATCTACATATTCAAGTAACACATACCATAACATTTTAGTAAGCTTTGTTTCCTCTAATTTAGGATTGAAACCACATGAAAATACATCCCTCCAAATTAAATGTAAGCCATTCGAAAATATAGATATCAAATATCAACTAAATCCCAATTGCATAACCAAATAAATATCTTTTAGTATCTATTGCAAAAGAAGAAAACCTAACCAATTACACAGCCACGCATATATTGATACTCTACGGTAGATATGAATAAGAAAAATAGCATATGAAAGCAACCAAATAAGCTCACAAGGGTAACGATAAATAATTTAGTTGAGAAAAAACGATACATTTGGTTGTTGTAATAAGGAATGATATGGATGATTTGGGAAAAGAGACCTTGACTCTGTTGAAGTGCAAGACTACAAGCTATCCGGTTTCTCCCTACGCTATGAAAATTGATGCTTTTGCTTCAAAGAACCTCATGCAGACATCGTTTTAGGTAATGTTTGCAACTTCTTTATTTGCGTAGTTACAgattttttcaaataaaaaaatatgttgcatTTTTGTTTAATAAACCTATGTTGTAAATGGTTTTGGTATAAATATAGGGGCATTATCAAGTCTCTTTGCCCGGAATGTGAAACACCTATGGACCTGCCCTGCTAACATAACATATTTAACATTGTGAACACACAGTTATACAGATTACTGATTAGACACAGTAACCAAACAGCCATTACAATTGTCATACAATATCAACAaatcactcattgtacgatgacaattgaaCTTTTAACTTAAATTAAATCAACTATTCAACGTAACGTTCTGTAGCATGATTTCTAATTAAGTTATATATGCAGAATTACTTATGAGAAAGGAAATTAGTTTATGATTAtggaaaatttgacccctataatgTTGTGTAGATCCCCAGCTGACTTATTGAACACACACACAGTGAACAAATTGAGCACATACACAGATTCAACAGACATAATGACACATATTACACATACACGTGTAAGCTGTAATGGTGATTTGTGAAATGCTCGAAAAAAAAATAGTATAAGGTACCTTAAATTCTTAATCGATCAGCAGGAAGCCAGGAACAGCCACCGAACAGGACGAAGGAGAAGCTGTGGTCGGTCGACAGTCGCTGCCGCTGGTGGCCGAGAGCCGGCGACAAACGAATTTAGAGTTGCGACTTGCGATTTGGGGTATTTTGTGATTTTAGGGCAATGGCAGATGAGGCGATGAAAGCCTGTAAGAGGCAGTAGTTGATCGATTGATTACAATACAAAGGCAAAGGCAGGCACATGAGTCTCAACCAAgccctttattttttttttttaataaatatagtaatatttTTTAAACTAATAATATAAAAGGGCAGAGGTCAACCCATAAATCTTTTGGCAAACCCGAACATGACTTTATAATAAGCGGATTGTTGGgtaaaaaaaaacaatacaaaTCCGTTTATTTTGGTGTGGAGAATTGTCAAACCTAATCCTTATAAGCTTGTTGCATTTCAAATCATCTCACTTGAAAACAAATAAAGAAAACCTAAATTTACATATTATTGTATTATGATAAGGAAAAACTTAACTTTGTAAAAAAGTTAGGAATTACCATTGTAGTGTCTTGTGTATGGATTTATTGAAATTGATACAACAATACAGACTAAAGATGATAACTCCTAAAAAAACATGATTATGTAAGTGTCGTGTGTTAAACAAAATCAATCAACCTAgctatatgatatgtgtgatgaTCCGTACACAATAATTTTTAGttatacacaacaatttatgttttataacaaATTATGTTTTATAAAGTCGTACAATacaatcatctaaaacataaattgttgtgtatagttaaaAAGTATTGTGTACAAATCACTACTCATTTTATATTAATTATCATACCTTATATAAAGACGTCCGATTTATAGGATTGAAATTCTAAAAGTAACACACCTATTTTGTCGATATACCTGCACTTGCAACAACATATATGTACATTACTCATCAATAACATATATGTAAAACTTGGTGTTGCGATAGAGGTAAGCATGATCTATATCGTGTATGGATTTATGTGCAGTATAATTTTGTCTAAAATGGCATAAATCCCATATAGTTCACATTGAGATATAAAAATATAGAATCTTCATGAAAAACTTGTTTTATTGTACTTATTAATGGGATCTACCGGTGATGGAACAATGTTGTCCTTCAATATTATATTCATGTATGGATGCCATTGAATGGGAACAACTTGCTCTCATTCAATAGTATCCACATATTAATATGATCTCGAAGGAAAACATGGTTTTGTCACTAGGAGATCCTAGTAATAAATACAATAAAAACAAGTTTTTCATGAAGATTTTATTTTTGTATCTTAATATGAACTATATGAGATTTGTGTCATTTTAGACAAAATTATACTAAACATAAAACCATACACAATATAGATCATGCTTACCTCTATCGTAACACCAAGTTTTATAGATTTTTGGTTTGAATGTTTTTGATGAGTAATGTACATATATATGTTGTTGCAAGTTCATGTATGTGGACAAAATAAATGTGTTGCTTTAGTGATTATACATTACTTTTAATGAGAAATATGAGATGGATATGGTATTAAATATGAGAGAATGTTTTGTTGCTAATTAAACACAATTAAAAGTTAGATTATGTCATCAAATGGTTTGTAAGGGTTATAAATAGATATACATGAACTTGTACGCATGTTGAAGTTCATGATGGAATTGACCAtagttgaaagtacaatgcttaaATTGGAGGAAAGAGTGATGTTTTGTATGGTTTTGGGGATTAAACAATGTTAAGTGTGACATCCCCCATTtttcagaaccaattaaaactttttatttactttttaaaatattgaTTTGTCTTTGTTGCAGAAAATCTcagtttaataaaacattttgagATAACAAATGTTGTTTCATAATATTAAAATACCAATGATTTCATAATTAATATTCAACATAGGTTACAACGTAAATACTTAAAGGTCCTAAAAACTATTACATGCTTGTCTCTTCTTTCACTCGGTAGCCTAGTTAGTTTCAATCACCCTTAGTTCTCTGCTACCTATGATGCacataaattgagtgggtcaaaTTTGGGAAAACCTAATgagatacatagggttttcaagcccATATAATTTAATGATATTAAATTATACTAATAATCCTGCAAAACAAACATTttcaaataatataaatatataaatccaACGTAAAATATCTATAAGACACTCTATCCATACATACCCAGTCCAATCGCCTCTTACAAATCCTAGTTCAACGATTACCTAAAATAATCACCTTACATGATGAATCATTAGAGTAACTGTTTGACCACACAGCTAGGGGAGTTCTTGGTCAGTGTAAGTCTTTTAAAGGCAACCAATGTTCAGAGTATTTGATAAATATGATATCCCATTTTATCTACGTATGTGGGTTATGAGTCCACACTAGCAATATAATTTACAAGATCGTCTAGAATAATCAAGTGTTGTTATCCTACTCCAGGAGATGACACAGACTTACTTGCCAGTTGTCTGATCTGGATCCACCATTTATGGTCATCCAAAAAGGGGAAAGTACTACACTCTGCTTTAAACTCACATATTACCCAACTATTCAACTTACTTTGATCTATATATCCTTTATAAGTCTTAGTTATAACTAAGCAAGGTTATAATACATGATATGTAATTCAACAcaaaatacaaatagtcaaataGTAAAGGATTAATACATACTGAATTTTTTGAGCAATAATGTAACGCTCAGtttgtggtatgtattttaaattaaaactttcatttttgcaaagggactcgaAGAGTCGGAGgcgccaaactcgtcgagtatgaacGAAGGATTGGACGCAGAATtaaagcctactcgacgagtcgagaggCCGAGTCGAGTCGAGAggcctcgactcgacgagtcgagaggCCGAGTCGAGTCGAGAGGCCTCGACTCGACGAATAGGGCTgctaaaatgaaaccctaattttcagggtttgcatcctatttaaacaccttaactgcCCTCAACTACAACCTCTATCACCTTCAATCCTTattcacgaaaccctaatccattttgagTGTTATTGAACCTTTgttatgtgttcttggtgatttaaaGCTTGAGAAGGAAGAGGAAAGCTTAGGGATTCAAGAGGAAGCAAGTAGATCTAGAGTTTGCGTTGcatttccagctcatttgaggtataaagtctataccttgtctATTCATCTACTAGATCCATTCATGAAATAGTTTAGGGATTTAAGGAACCATTTTTGGAACCACTAATGGATGCAAGCATGTTTGGGGCTAAGACTTCAGATCCAGAGTctttgagggactccatggcataaaggtgccaactttatggccatgggagtcccatgcatcaTAATAACCACTTTTTAGGGCTATTTGAGCTAAATagcccatgcatgaacgtaaagtttgtaactttatgtgttatatcgaccttaggaggccagatctatgttttggatccaTTAAGCCTGACTAAAATCGGTTGTATTGAATTAGACTtcgggggactcgacgagtcgttcttaggactcatcgagttgggtcgTGGTTCCCTAACCTTTTCTGTTATTGAACAAACTTGTTGAGTCTAgaagatgactcagcgagttggacatgtTTATGGGCTTGAAGATCAAAgcactcgatgagtccaaggatgaacttggcgagttgatagCAAAATGGCCCGATTTGTATGAagcggaactcgacgagtttaaggatgaactcggcaagttgatgaGCAAAATGTCCCACCATACATgaagaggaactcaacgagttcaaggatgaactcggcgagttgtatgtgATATACCCCTACTCTGTATGAAGGAGAAATTAACGAGTCcgaggaaggactcgacgagttcaaacgGAAAGTCCTGATTCTGTCAtgaggagaaactcgacgagttagagggtaactcgacgagttagatcccGAGTTTCGAGATTATCTgaatcatggaactcgacgagttgacggaccaactcggcaagttgagtcaacCAAAATGTTGACTTGgaccagaaggttgactttgaccagagtgttgacttttgacttgactattgactagagttgacccttaaagaggttataagtttgaaagagtaattaaagagatgttatgtgtaggagtttgaggagaGTTGATCCCAGCACCGAGGACAATTCAGCTAattcacgacattgaggtgagttaccttccagtagaagtgggtctaaggcaccaaggccgacccactaatAGGTGATTATAGTTAAGATGATTGTgtttgtgataattttctggtatgccactatctgttatgctttatgtgctagtatgttatgtgattatgtgatagtggtggaTAGGGGACTAGTCCTTGGACTCGGTTGAGATATACcggcagggtaggtcgggtacccaAATATGTCTGGCAgtatgatatgctatgttattatgtgatagtagtaggggtgaaatagtcatcGTAGCCGGTTGAAATAAccagagggtaggtcgggcacccaaatatgcctggcagggtaggtcgaCCACTCAGATATGCTTagcaaggggtaggtcgggcactccGGTATGCCTGACAATGGTAGGtagagcacctagatatgctcaACAGGAtagttgggcacccagatatgcttggcagtatgtttgttgtatggtatgtggtatgatgggggaactcactaagctttgtgcttacagtttcattttttgtttcaggtccttcttattcgaagggaaaggagtcggtACGGTAGTAACACATCACACACAcgatttctgtcacacccccgaaccagacggcggaaacgtccgggggctgtcgtgactcaattgcataccataacattgaatatatatgaaacataacaacattcgtcaccattcattaca of the Lactuca sativa cultivar Salinas chromosome 6, Lsat_Salinas_v11, whole genome shotgun sequence genome contains:
- the LOC122194398 gene encoding TSL-kinase interacting protein 1; the encoded protein is MESQIPFEKEASTSTQHHDDVFIKDVITSETNHVASSQPVKKATRQWAAWTRQEEESFFTALRQVGKNFEKITSRVQSKNKDQVRHYYYRLVRRMNKLLGPELSLDAKNSKDTNAAMLRWWSLLEKHSCKASKLHLKPRRFKMFLETLEHQLLKDRKKNIRKRSTATQGGNGSHPVKPPRQRRRSGTAPTTTTTTTTDAYKKWEKAAIAGVSLVADAAEHLERTALDKLADTVQDLQGGDKGSDPIPKTKSIIPPVPIFHQNILSSMKLKLQLFPVDETTRRALEMDNHNPHLELTLSTRKKISSVLEHMTRKWGSSTVAASGELKLVPYDVQTSNLSNSQKWNQDSLLTAGDVYALIGSPPVFRLRYGWFGKGEESNNGIGIGGSVGMGLSTLDWVDSLTNVSVGDLLSEVSHNAVGPTPCHQQISYSCDSFDAAIAAHINKNHDAKNNGFHSTTIQSSIYDAEETCDAFSFPKNNTDKPQMIPSPSLNQKSPEPEEPKECEFDENHIPPPKDLTSLTDMYWPESLGALDLDVASCRYHDTGDVILSDSLGLGGLNCSLDAFQSCSFFGLEKKDTTTLTTLGPPASSSQGEV